The Cygnus atratus isolate AKBS03 ecotype Queensland, Australia chromosome 34, CAtr_DNAZoo_HiC_assembly, whole genome shotgun sequence sequence cagtGGCGGGGATCAATATTGAAAGGAACGGGCAGATCAATACGTGGCGCCGAGGCTGGTGCCACTGACAGAGTTTTGGGTTTCTTGGTCATGGGGAGGTCTACGTGACACTGAGCCTACTGACTCCTGATGGGGAGCACCTTTCTTTGAGAGATCTTTGCCCAGGAGTCAGCAGGGCTGATGgacagggctttaaactagatctgaagggggacagggacaaAACCAGGCCCAGCGGTGACAAGCTGTGGGACTGCATGACAATTTTTGAGGAACTGCATGATAATGAGGCCCTTCAGtcttggctgcagtgacagtgagatggtggagttcaggatcttagaaccataaaatcatagaatatcccgagttggaagggacccgtaaggattatcgagtccaactcctgtcACCACACGGgtctaccccaaaattcagaccatgtgactaagtgcacagtccaaacgcttcttaaactctgacaggcttggtgctgtgactccttccctggggagcctgttccagtgtgcgaccactctcttggtgaagaacctcttcctgatgtccagcctgaacctcccctgccacagcttgacaccgttccctcGGGTCATATCTCTGAAGAGAACAGATCGGTGCCTTCCCCTTCGCTCCCCCgcgtgaggaagctgtaggccgcgatgaggtctcccctcagcctcctcttctccaggctgaacaggcccagtgacctcagccactcctcatacgtcttcccctctaggcccttccCTAccttcgttgccctcctctggacactctccaacagtcTCACGTCCTTTTCATACTGTGGTGCACAGAACTGCCCCAGGTGGTGTTCTGGAGccccagggagatgcttgggttcTCCGCTCAGCTGTAGGAGTGCGGTGGGGACATTCTTGGGTTCTCCAGTGAGAGgcttgggtgctccagggaggtgcttctgtgctgcagagagaTGCTGGGGCGACTCATGGGAGAACTTTGGGTGCCTTcgttgcccagagaggtgctTGGGTCTTCCGAGGAGTTGATTGGGTTTTCTATTTAGGGGGCTGGGTTCTTCAAAGTAACGCTCGTGTGCCACTGGGCGATGTTTTAGTGCCTCAGGAGGCGATGGGTTCGTAGAGGAAATTTTCAGTGCTCCAATCACGCGCTTGAGGGCCGTGGGGAGGTGCACGTGTCCTCCGAAAAGAACCTTGGGCTCCCTGGGGAGAAAGAGCTGAAACGTGGTTGCTCCAGGCAAGTGCTTTTATGTCCTGGGGAGATGCAATTCTCCACGGAGAGATGCTCCGGCCCCCTTGGGAGATACTTCGTGGCTCGAGAGAGACGCTCAGAGATGTCGCCGCAGGGTACTGCGCCCTCGCGTCCTGCCCCAGAGTCACAGCGGGTTTTGCAGTGGTTTTTCCTTGCCGGGCAGCTGAACTCCGCCACAACCGCTCTCACTGCCCCTCctcagaggaggaggggaagaagaaaaggaaagaaacagctcaCGGGTACGCGTAAGGATAATTTAGTGAAAGGAATACataattattaagggaaaattattattaattatataatttttaaaaagggaaagggggaaaagggaaaaaaaaacaacgagTAGAGGCTGTGTGGAAGCGCAGAGGAAAGAATTTACGCTCTACATCCCAAAAACGAGCGATGCTCGTTCGGGCATTCTGCAGGTCCGGGAGCCCTCCGGTGCCAAGATCCTGAACCGCAGCACCCTAAAATCGGGTGGAGGATTTGGAGATCGAGTCCCACCGTCACCGTGACCTCCCAAGGAGGGCGAGGTCTTCTGCACGACGAAGTCCCGATGGGTGAAGTCTTCTGCACGAGATCCCCACGGCAACTCGAGGAACGGAGGCTCTTGAACCACAGGGGGAGTGCTGGGAGAGGTGGAGCCCCGCCAAGAACGCAAGGTGGAGGAGCTCCAACGCCCAAGTCTTGGTCCCTCAAGGGTCCTCTTGCAGGATGGAGAGGAGGTCCTCTGGGTGCGGGGAGTCCTCTGCAGCATGGGGTGGAGGTTGTGTTGAGGCACCACGAAGGACCTGTCCCATGGCTCTGGTCATCTTGGTGGCTTGCGGTCACTTGGTGGCACGTGGTCACCTTGGTAGTTTGAGGGTCACCTTGGTGGCTCAGGATCACCTTGGTGGCTTGGAGCTCTCTCTTCAACTTGCGGTCACCTTGGTGGCTTGGAGCCATCTCATTACCTTGTGGTCACTTTGGTGGCACATGGTCACCTCAGTAGTTTGAGGGTCACCTTGGTGGCTCATGGTCAGCTTCACCTCTTGTGGTCACCTTGGTGGCTCAGAGTCATCTAGGTGACTTTGGGTAACCTTAATATCTTGAGGTCACCCTGGTGACTTGGGGTCACCTTGACATCTTGTGGTCACCTTGGTAGTTTGGGGGTCACCTTGGGGGCCTGGGTTCATCTCAGCATCGTGTGGTCACCTCGGTGGCTTGGGGCTAGCTCAGTATCTTGCGGTTGGGCCCAACTTGATGGCTTGGGGACACCTTGGTGGCTCACCATCATCTGGGTGGCTTGGGGTAACCTTGGTGGCTTGGGGGTCATCTCCTTGGCTGGAGTCATCTTGGTGGCTTGGGGGTAACCTTGGTGGCTCGGGGGTTACCTCCTTGACTTGGGGACACCTTGGTGGCTTGGGGTCAACTCCTTGGCTTGGGGTCACATCCTTTGTGTTACTTTGGAACCTTGGGGTCACCTCCTTTGCTTGAGGACACCTTGGTGGCACAGGGGTCACCTCCTTGGCTTGGGGTCACCTTGGTTCTTTGGGGTCACCTTCTTGGCTTTGGGTTTTGGTGACTCAGGGTCACCTGCTTTACTTGGGGACACCTCGGTGGCTCATGGGTCACCTTGTTGGCTTGGGGACACCTTGGTTGCTTGGGGTCATCTTGATGGCTCGGGGTCACCTCCTTTGTGTTACCTTGGAACCTTGGGGTCAACCCCTCGGCTTGGGGACACCTTGGTGGCTTGGGGCCACCTCCTTGTCTCAGGGGTCACCTTAGTGGCTTGGAGGTCACCTCCTTGGCTTGGGGACACCTTGGTTGCTCAGGGTCACCTCCTTGGTTTGGGGACACCTTAGTGGCCACCTTGGTGGCTTGGGATCACCTCCTTTGTATCACCTTGGAACCTTGGGGTCACCGCCTCAGTCTGGGGACACCTTGGTGGCTCGGGGTCACCTCCTTTGTGTTACCTTGGAACCTTGGGGTCACCCCCTCGGCTTGGGGACACCTTGGTGGCTTGGGGTCACCTCCTTGTCTCAGGGGTCACCTTGGTGGCCACCTTGGTGGCTTGGGGTCACCTCCTTGTCTCAGGAGTCACCTTGGTGGCTTGGGGTCATGTTAGTGCTTGTGGTCACCTCCTTGGCTCGGGGACATCTTGGTTGCTCGGGGTCACCTCCTTTGTATCACCTTGGAACCTTGGGGTCACCTCCTTGGCTTGGGGACACTTGGTGGCTTGGGGTCATCTTGGTGCTTGGGGACACCTTGGTGGCTCAGGGGTCACCTTAGTGGATTGGGGACACCTTGGTGGCTCAGGGTCACCTCCTTGGCTTGGGGACATCTTGGTTGCTCGGGGTCACCTCCTTGTCTCAGGGGTCACCTTGGTGGCCACCTTGGTGGCTTGGGGTCATCTTGGTGCTTGGGGTCACCTCCTTTGTATCACCTTGGAACCTTGAGGTCACCTCCTTGGCTTGGGGACACCTTGGTGGCTGGGGGTCATCTTGGTGCTTGGGGTCATCTTCGTGCTTGGGGTCACCTCCTTGGCTTGGGGGACACTGTGGTGGCAcaggggtcaccgtggtggCTTGGGAACACCTTGGTGGCTCAGGGTCATCTCCTCAACTTGGGGATACCTTGGTGGCTCAGGGACATCTTGGTGACTCGGGGGTCACCTCCTTGTCTCAGGGACACCTTTGTGGCTCAGGGACACCTTGGTGGCTTGAAGTCACCTCGGTGGCTTGGAGTCACCTCCTTGGCCTGAGGACACCTTCATGGCTCAGGGGTCACCTCCTTTGTGTTACCTTGGAACCTTGGGGTCACCCCCTGGGCTTGGGGACACCTTGGTGGCTTGGGGCCACCTCCTTGTCTCAGGGGTCACCTTAGTGGTTTGGGGACACCTTGGTGGCTTGGGGCCACCTCCTTGGCAGCTCAGGGGTCACCTCCTCGGCTTGGGGACACCTTGGTGGCTCAAGGGTCACCTGAGTGGACTGGGGACACCTTGGTGGCTCAGGGTCACCTCCTTGGCTTGGGGACACCTTAGTGGCCACCTTGGTGGCTCAGGGTCACCTCCTTTGTGTCACCTTGGAACCTTGGGGTCACCTCCTCAGCTTGGGGGACACCTTGGTGGCTGAGGGGCCACCTCCTGAGCTTGGGGACACCTTGCTCTTGGGTGGGTGGCACGAGGTCACCTTGAGAAGGAGGACACCCGGAAGCCCCGCCCCCCACTCCCACCTGGCCAATCGCCTTGTCTCGCCTCCAGGAGCCCCTCCCCCCGCCGTGGCACCCCCGCGTGGCCGCTGTCCCCCAggtgtcccccagcccctgtgtCCCCGCTCACCTGCGCCACCGAGAAGCCGGGCACCGCCGCCAGGTCCTCCGCCTGCGGGGACAGGGGCACCCGTGGGGACAGGGGCACCCgtgggtggccctggggacagcacggggtggggggtggcAGGGACACTGGGTGCCCCGGTGGGTTGGCACAGGGTGACGTGGGGCGTGCCAGGGGACACCCAGGGGTGACACGGTGACATGGGACACGCCAGGGGGCACCCAGGGGGGGCGTGGGACACACGTGGGGACACTGGGAGGTGACACAGTGACATGGGTCATACCGGGGACACCTGGGGGTGGCACAGGGTGACAAGGGACATGCCCAGGGACACCCAGGGGTGGCGTGGGACACACATGGGGACACTGGGAGGTGACACAGTGACGTGGGACACGCCAGGGGACACCCAGGGGTGGCACAGGGTGACACCAGTTGACACGGGACACACCGGGGGTGACACAAGGCGACCCGGGGAGGTGACAAGAAGACACAGGGGGTGACAACAGGGAGGGGGGGAGGTGACACCGGGGAGGTGACAGGCACTGACCGTGCGGAAGGGGCCGTGCTCCTGGCGCCAGGCGTGGATGCGCCCCCCCCGGCGGGGCCCCAGCCCCCGCAGCTGCGCCGGGTCCCTCCCGTTGAGCGCCCGCAGGACATGGGCCCGGACCCCCGCCTCCAGCCGGGGGGCGGCCACCGCCTCCCACTGGCgacagccctggggacagcaggggacacttaggggggggggggggggcacaaatGGACCCCCCCCTGTGTgtgtcaccccccccccagggacccACCTTCTGCCGCCGCCGCAGCACCACCAGggaggccggggagggggcgcctGTGGGACAAAGTGTCATGGGGGGGGGACatttggggatggggggggaggggacaCTTTTGGGGGGGACCTtacctggaggaggaggaggcggaggaggaggggaggggggtgggcGTCACTTCTTCAGCctctggggggggtgggggggggggagcacccatgggtgccccccccACCGGTGGGGTGCTGGTGTTGTCacccccccgtgtccccatcccctccccgtGTCACCTGCAGTGTGTTCTCAGCGTCCTCCAGCCAGCGCTGCAGGGCCTGGTCCTCCGGGGGGGGcgacctggggggggggacggggacagggaaGAGAGTGTCACAGGGGGACCGTGCCACCCCCCATgtccactcccccccccccccatgtccccaaatCCCTACCTGGGCTCTGGGGTGTTGCTGGCAACGGTGGCATCTGAGGAGGCGGGGGGTGTCAGGGGGTCCCAAATAGCCCCCAAATAGGGATATGGAAGATTTGGGGGGGTATGGGGGGATATGGGGGGCTTGGAGGAGGTATATGGGGTTTTTCGGGGGGGATatgggggttgggggggttggggagggaTATAGGGCAGattttggggggttttgggggaggaatatggggatttgggggttttgggggggatATGGGGGCCTTGGGGGGTATAGGGGGATTTGGAGGGTATGTGTGGGGTTTGGGGAGGTTGGGGGGATATaggagggatttgggggggaTATGCGGGGACTTGGGGGGGGTATACcgggatttgggggggggcatTGGGGGGGATATAGGTGGTTTGGTGGGGCATATGGGGGGATTTGAGGGGGCTATGAGAGGTTTGGGGGCAGATATGGGGCCGTATGGGGGGGATATGGGAGTTTTGGGGGGGGTAATGGGGGGAGATATGGAGGGATGTGGAGGTTTGGGAGGGAATATGGGGGATATGGGTGGGATATAGGAGGATTTGGGTGGGGATgtgggggggaaatggggatttgggggcagATATGGAGCATTATGGGGGGGAATATGGGGAGTTCGGGGTGCATGGGGGGATTTGTGGAGGAtatgggggttttggggggaatatgggggggatgtggggaggaaatggggatttgggggctgATATGGGGCATTATGGGGGGGGTATGGGGATTTTGGCAGGGATATGGGGGGAAATGGGGCCGTATGGGGGGGCATGGGGATTTGGGAGGAGGATatggggattttggggggggttaCATGGGATAAATTGGCATTGGGGGGGGATATGGCGGCATAtgggggattttggggggggatAAGGGGTCTTGGGGGGGATATGGGAGGTTGGGGGTGTCTAGGGGGGACTTTGGGGGGGGTATGGGGGGTTACAGGGGGGAATGGGCATttggggattttgggggggggtatGGGGGTTTTGGGGGATTCTGGGGGGGGATATAGGGGCGTATGGGGGGGCTCCAGGGGGGAAatggggattttgggggggatatggggatttgggggggtaTATGGGGATTTGGGGTAGGATAAGGGGGGATTTAGGGTAGGATAaggggggatttggggttttcaggggttttgggggggaTATGGAGGGgttacaggaagaaaatgggCATTGGGGGGGGATatggggatttggggaggggaaTGGGGTGGGAAGAGGGGTTTGGGGGCAGATATGGTGGGGTATGGGGGATCTGGGGGGGATATGGGGGAAGTAAGGTGGATTTGTGGGGATTATGGGGGGATTTGGAGAGAGTTGAGGgggatatgtttttttttgggggggtatGGGGGGTTACAGGGGGGAAATGTGCATTGTGGAGGCATATGGGGGTTTGGGGGAAGTCTGAGGGGTTTCGGGGGTTATCGGGGATTTCGGGGTTTGGGGGCATTGTGGGGCATTCTGGGGTGTTTGGAGAGGATATGGGGGGATTTGAAGGACTATATGGGGGTTGGAGGGGTAAGAGGGGGGTTtcggggggatttgggggatgTATGGGGGGAGTATagggggatttgggggtctGGAGGGCATATAGGGGGAAATCGGGATTTTGGGGAGGGATATGGGGGCTGTATGGGGGGCATATGGGGATTTGtgggggggatgtgggggtTTGGAGCAGGGATGTGGGGGCTATAcgggggatttgggggggtaTAGGGGGGATTTGGGAGTTTTGGGGGAGGATATGGGGGTCTTGGGGGGAATATGGGTATttggtgttttggggggggaatATGGGGGAGTTTGGGGGAGGTTGGGGGGATATAGGCGGGATTTGGGAGGATATGGGGGGGGATATGGGGGATTGGGGGGGTATAGGGGGGATATGGGAAGATTTAGGGGGGTATGTGGGGATACAGGGGGCTTGGAGGGGCTATACGGGGTTTTTCGGAGGGGATATGGGGGTTGGGGGGAATATAGTGTAGATTTGGGGGGCATAGGGGGGGATATGGGGGTATTTGGGGGGTTGGGGAGGGATATAGAGCGGATTTGGGGGGGTATGGGGGGCTTTTGGGAAAGGAAtatggggatttgggggttttgggggAGGATATGGGGGCcttggggggatttggggggtaTGGGGGGGATATGTGGGGTTTGGGGAGGTTGGGGGGATATCGGGGGGATGTGGAGGGGGGGATATCGGGGATTTGGGGGCAGATATGGGGCTGTATGGGGGGCAGATATGGGGCTGTATGGGGGGCAGATATGGGGATTTGGAGGGAATATGGTGGGGAATTTGGGGAAGTatgggggggaaatggggatTTGGGGGCAAATATGGGGCATTGGGGGGGGTATGGAGATTTTGGGGGTGATatgggggggaaatggggatttgggggcagATATGGGGCCGTATGGGGGAGTAtggggattttggggggagaaATGGGGATGGATATGGGCATTGGGGGCAGATATGGGGATTTTGAggatgtgtttttttgggggggatacGGGGATTAAGTGGGAGTATGGGGATTTGTTCGGGGGTATGCGGATTTGGGGGGGGTGCGTAAGTGGGGGATATGGGGGTCTGGGGCGGGATCTGTCTATGGGGGAGGGCAGATCTGGAGACCTggggggggacctggggggaCAGGTTGATAAATGTGGGGACACCAGTGTGTGTGTGGCGGGGACGTGAACAAAgggaggggacacggggtgatttgggggggggggggggaagcagggCCCAACGCACCTCCTCACAGTACACCTCCATGCAGGCCACGGTGACGCGGCGGCTGTCCCCGACGGCCTCCAGCACGTTCTCGAGAGCGCGCTGCACCAAGCCGGGCTCCCCCTCGCTGCCCAGCATGGTGTGCGTCTTTCCTGCGGGGGTGGTGGGCACCAGCACCGTGTCACCCCCCCAGGAGGGTCACCACGGTGTCAGGGACACTTGGCGGGGGGGGTGACAATGCTCACCGGAGCCGCTGGGCCCATAGGCGAGGACGGTGACATCGCGGCCAGCCAGGAGGTGGGACAGCAGCGGGCGGACGGAGCCCTCGTAGACGGTGGCGGTGGAGCTGGCGGCACCGTAGATGGCATCGAAGCTGAGGAAGAAGGCGTTAGGAAGGGGGTagggggcacccatgggtgccgcCCGCCTTCCCCCGGGGCTCACCGGTAGCgggagggggtgctggggggctcctcACGCAGCTCCAGGGTGTGCGAGTCAagggggagcaggcagggctccTCGCCGGGGGGGCCAGGGCGCAGGCAGACGCAGACCTGCACCCGgcgggggggcgctgggggggcaCCGGCACCCGTTGGGGTGGTCCCGGCTGGACAACGAGTCCTCACATCCCCCTGTCACCTCAGGAAATgtcaccccacagccccccttTCCCCTCACAGCCCCTCATCCACCTACAAAATGTCCCCCCCACACACCATTCCCCTCAGGATTTGTCCCCTCACAGCCCCTTGACACCCCCAAAAtgtcccctcacagcccccGTCCCCTCACAGCCCCTCGCCCCCTCATGAGGTGTCCCCTCAGCACTTTTGTCTCCTCATGAAGTGTCTCCTGACGGCTGCTGTCCCCTCATGAAGTGTCCCCTCAGCCCTTTTCTCCCCTCACAGTTCCTCATCCCCTCACAAAACgtccccccacagcccctctccCCTGACAGCCCCTTGTCCCCTCACAAAATGCCCCCCTAACAGCCTCCGGTCCCCTGACAGCCCCTCGTCCCCTCACAAAACGTCCCCTCACAGCCCCTCTCCCTTCACCGAACGACCCCTCAGCCATTTCCCCCCTCACAATCCCTCATCCTCTCACCGCCAGAATCCCCTACAGCCTCGCACCCCCTCCCCAGAACCTCCCTGAACTCCCCCGGCCGCCCAGATCCCCCCCaattccccccccccggcgccctCAGCCTCCCCGTACCGGCCGCAACCTCTGCCGCCATCGCTCCCGCCCGACCGTTTGAAACCGCGCGGCGGCAGCCAATGGGAGGCGAGGAGGTGCGCATGCGCAGTGCGGGCAGCCCGGCGGGGCAGGGCGAAATGGCGGCGGTTGCTTGGCAacgcggggaggggaggggacaaAATGGCGGCGGTTGCCTGACAACGGTGGATGGGAGGGGACAAAATGGCG is a genomic window containing:
- the LOC118260991 gene encoding kinesin-like protein KIF22-B, with the translated sequence MAAEVAAAPPRRVQVCVCLRPGPPGEEPCLLPLDSHTLELREEPPSTPSRYRFDAIYGAASSTATVYEGSVRPLLSHLLAGRDVTVLAYGPSGSGKTHTMLGSEGEPGLVQRALENVLEAVGDSRRVTVACMEVYCEEMPPLPATPQSPGRPPRRTRPCSAGWRTLRTHCRRPLPGLPGGAAAAAEGLSPVGGGGRPPAGGGGPGPCPAGAQREGPGAAAGAGAPPGGAHPRLAPGARPLPHGGGPGGGARLLGGAVSPKPRR